The Punica granatum isolate Tunisia-2019 chromosome 4, ASM765513v2, whole genome shotgun sequence genome has a window encoding:
- the LOC116202794 gene encoding MLP-like protein 329, translating into MASSVESDVELKSPADKFFKRLSSELHHLPNASDIVHGVEVHEGDFKTHGSVKSWSYSIDGRKEIFKEKFEIDERNMTVSMVAVGGHILEQFKSYKIVYNVFPNEGNKPAVLKIKLVYEKFKETDPDPNNYLRFLVSIFKDLDNHLQ; encoded by the exons ATGGCTTCATCAGTGGAGTCCGATGTGGAGCTCAAATCTCCAGCAGACAAGTTCTTCAAACGCCTAAGCAGTGAACTTCACCATCTTCCTAATGCATCTGACATAGTTCACGGAGTCGAAGTGCACGAAGGCGATTTCAAAACTCACGGTTCTGTTAAGTCATGGAGTTATAGCATCG ATGGAAGAAAGGAGATTTTCAAGGAGAAGTTCGAGATAGATGAAAGGAACATGACCGTGTCAATGGTGGCTGTGGGAGGACACATCCTCGAACAGTTCAAGAGCTACAAGATTGTCTACAACGTTTTTCCAAACGAGGGCAACAAGCCAGCAGTGTTGAAGATTAAACTCGTGTATGAGAAATTTAAGGAGACTGATCCTGACCCGAACAATTACCTGCGCTTCCTGGTCAGCATCTTTAAAGATCTAGATAATCACCTACAGTAA